From Paenibacillus sp. GP183, one genomic window encodes:
- the gerQ gene encoding spore coat protein GerQ, with product MMNNPYKPGMQVPYGYPMPPYQGGYQGTPGGAPPMMPPMNGGAMGVGGQPSGTNAPGQQMPIEESYIENILRLNIGKIATVYMTFENNREWNAKIFKGRIEAAGRDHLIISDPQTGLRYLLLMVNLDYITFEEELQYLPSFGSGIGGVPGGSPTGR from the coding sequence ATGATGAATAACCCTTACAAACCAGGGATGCAAGTTCCCTACGGTTATCCTATGCCGCCTTATCAGGGCGGTTATCAAGGGACACCCGGTGGAGCTCCTCCCATGATGCCACCGATGAACGGTGGAGCCATGGGTGTTGGCGGACAACCAAGCGGCACAAACGCTCCCGGACAACAGATGCCCATTGAAGAATCCTACATCGAAAATATTTTGCGGCTGAATATCGGGAAAATAGCGACTGTCTATATGACCTTTGAGAACAACAGGGAGTGGAATGCAAAAATTTTCAAAGGCAGAATTGAAGCTGCCGGCCGTGACCATTTAATCATCAGTGATCCCCAAACGGGTCTGCGCTACCTTCTGCTCATGGTCAATCTGGATTACATTACATTTGAAGAGGAGCTCCAATATCTCCCTTCCTTCGGTTCAGGAATCGGTGGAGTTCCTGGAGGCAGCCCAACTGGTCGCTAA
- a CDS encoding urease subunit gamma, whose amino-acid sequence MHLTEREKEKLLITVAADLARRRLARGLKLNYPESIALISSEIMEGARDGLMVTQLMELGTKLLKANQVMEGVPEMIHEVQVEATFPDGTKLVTIHQPITG is encoded by the coding sequence GTGCATCTGACTGAGAGGGAAAAGGAAAAATTGCTGATTACCGTAGCTGCAGATCTTGCTCGCAGAAGGCTGGCCAGAGGATTGAAGCTCAATTATCCTGAAAGCATCGCGCTCATTTCCTCGGAGATCATGGAAGGAGCCAGGGATGGATTGATGGTGACTCAGCTTATGGAATTAGGTACGAAGCTGTTAAAAGCGAATCAAGTGATGGAAGGCGTTCCGGAAATGATACATGAGGTGCAGGTGGAAGCAACCTTCCCTGATGGAACGAAACTGGTTACCATCCACCAACCGATTACGGGATGA
- the ureB gene encoding urease subunit beta, translating into MIPGEYRTAKGFIEMNVGRNTVELLVTNTGDRPIQVGSHFHFFEVNRALEMKRELAFGMRLDIPAGTAVRFEPGEEKPVQLVELGGSKLAHGLNGLSQGVAEQGKMSSEILARWKAWEAKL; encoded by the coding sequence ATGATACCCGGAGAGTACCGAACCGCCAAGGGCTTTATTGAAATGAATGTCGGACGAAATACAGTTGAACTTCTGGTGACCAACACAGGGGATCGGCCCATTCAGGTAGGCTCTCACTTTCATTTTTTTGAGGTTAACCGTGCCTTGGAGATGAAACGGGAGCTTGCTTTTGGCATGAGGCTTGACATCCCCGCCGGAACTGCAGTCCGTTTTGAGCCGGGTGAAGAGAAGCCCGTACAGCTTGTGGAGCTCGGTGGATCCAAGCTTGCCCATGGTCTTAATGGCTTATCTCAGGGGGTTGCTGAACAGGGAAAGATGTCCAGTGAAATTCTGGCAAGATGGAAAGCATGGGAGGCGAAGCTGTAG
- the ureC gene encoding urease subunit alpha: protein MNRMDRKAYALTFGPTTGDAVRLADTGLWAEIEHDYTVYGDECKFGGGKVIRDGMGQSSGAARHQGVLDTLITNAVVIDHWGIIKGDIGIKDGVIVGIGKAGNPDIMDGVNPNMIVGASTEVIAGEGKIVTAGGIDSHIHFICPQQIEAALSSGVTTMIGGGTGPATGTNATTCTPGAWHLQRMLEAAEAFPMNLGFTGKGNASFLEPLTEQIEAGAIGLKLHEDWGTTPSAIDACLEAADRYDVQVAIHTDTLNEAGFLEDTLAAIKGRTIHTYHTEGAGGGHAPDIIRAAAELNILPSSTNPTRPYTINTIEEHLDMLMVCHHLDSRIPEDVAFADSRIRPETIAAEDILHDLGVFSMLSSDSQAMGRVGEVIIRTWQTADKMKRQRGPLAPDTEQNDNFRIKRYIAKYTINPAITHGISHVVGSIEPGKFADLVIWSPMFFGVKPDLVLKGGSIAYAQMGDPGASIPTPQPVFGRYMFAAFGRSLTQSSITFVSQVAYDRGLAEKLGLQKRIIPVMGCRSITKKDMIHNDATPSIEVDPETYEVKVDGEAITCEPATELPMTQRYFLF, encoded by the coding sequence GTGAATCGAATGGATCGCAAAGCCTATGCGCTGACTTTCGGGCCTACCACGGGTGACGCCGTCCGTTTAGCGGACACCGGATTATGGGCGGAGATTGAGCATGATTATACAGTGTACGGCGACGAGTGCAAGTTTGGCGGCGGCAAGGTTATTCGTGACGGCATGGGACAATCGAGCGGAGCTGCGAGACATCAAGGTGTCCTGGATACTTTGATTACCAACGCGGTCGTTATTGATCATTGGGGTATTATAAAAGGTGATATCGGCATCAAAGACGGCGTTATTGTGGGGATAGGCAAGGCGGGGAATCCAGACATCATGGATGGTGTTAATCCGAATATGATCGTCGGTGCCAGCACGGAGGTCATTGCCGGTGAAGGCAAGATCGTCACTGCCGGCGGCATTGACTCGCATATTCATTTCATCTGCCCCCAGCAGATTGAGGCTGCCCTTTCATCGGGCGTTACTACCATGATTGGAGGTGGCACGGGACCCGCAACCGGTACCAATGCAACCACATGTACGCCGGGTGCCTGGCATCTGCAAAGAATGCTGGAAGCCGCTGAAGCTTTTCCCATGAATCTGGGCTTTACCGGAAAAGGAAACGCATCCTTTCTGGAGCCGCTGACGGAACAGATTGAAGCTGGGGCAATTGGCCTTAAGCTGCATGAGGATTGGGGCACCACGCCTTCGGCGATCGATGCTTGTCTGGAAGCAGCCGACCGTTACGACGTTCAAGTGGCCATACACACGGATACCTTGAATGAGGCTGGGTTCCTTGAAGATACTCTGGCGGCTATCAAGGGCAGAACCATTCACACCTATCATACAGAAGGAGCAGGAGGCGGTCATGCCCCGGATATTATTCGTGCCGCTGCCGAGCTGAATATACTTCCTTCTTCGACGAACCCTACACGTCCTTATACGATCAATACCATAGAAGAGCATTTGGATATGCTCATGGTTTGCCATCATTTGGACAGTCGAATTCCGGAGGATGTCGCATTTGCAGACTCCCGGATTCGTCCGGAGACGATTGCAGCCGAAGATATCCTGCATGATCTTGGCGTTTTCAGTATGCTGAGCTCTGACTCCCAGGCTATGGGACGCGTGGGCGAGGTGATTATCAGAACTTGGCAGACTGCGGATAAAATGAAGCGTCAACGCGGACCGCTGGCACCTGACACCGAGCAGAACGATAACTTTCGGATCAAAAGATATATCGCCAAATATACAATCAATCCAGCCATTACACACGGCATTTCACATGTGGTAGGCTCTATAGAGCCTGGGAAATTTGCCGATCTTGTCATCTGGAGTCCCATGTTCTTTGGGGTCAAACCGGATCTGGTGCTCAAAGGTGGAAGTATCGCTTATGCACAGATGGGGGATCCGGGCGCTTCCATTCCAACACCTCAGCCTGTATTCGGCAGATACATGTTTGCGGCTTTTGGCCGCTCCCTGACGCAGAGCTCGATTACCTTTGTTTCTCAAGTCGCTTATGACCGCGGTCTCGCTGAGAAGTTAGGCTTGCAGAAGCGTATTATACCCGTTATGGGATGTAGAAGCATCACGAAAAAGGATATGATCCATAATGATGCGACGCCATCCATTGAAGTAGATCCGGAAACCTACGAGGTGAAGGTGGACGGGGAAGCGATAACCTGTGAGCCGGCAACCGAGCTGCCGATGACGCAGCGGTATTTCTTGTTTTAA
- a CDS encoding urease accessory protein UreF encodes MTDGSKVHWLAYQQLLDSALPIGGFSHSFGLEALVQQGRIQNMEQLEAYIRSLLTLSWAPFDAMAIKAVHMYAPSQNWELLWAIDHMLHVQRASSETRSGVQKMGRRLHQLVRTLYPDWDWLPLETAVQSKACAGTHALIHGWVSYHLQVPMDKAVEGFLYSCIVTCINSALRLMSMGQTQGQVLLAKLLPFTETAWQQVAHLDPADAYTNTPSADLAMMQHETLYSRLFMS; translated from the coding sequence TTGACAGATGGTTCTAAAGTGCATTGGCTGGCTTACCAGCAGCTTCTGGATTCGGCGCTTCCCATCGGCGGCTTCTCGCATTCCTTTGGCCTTGAAGCTTTGGTGCAGCAAGGCCGTATTCAGAATATGGAACAGCTTGAAGCCTACATCAGAAGCTTGCTGACACTTAGCTGGGCTCCATTCGATGCTATGGCGATCAAGGCTGTCCATATGTACGCACCGTCCCAAAATTGGGAGCTATTGTGGGCAATCGACCATATGCTGCACGTGCAAAGGGCATCTAGTGAAACAAGAAGCGGAGTCCAGAAAATGGGGAGAAGGCTGCATCAGCTAGTCCGCACCTTATACCCGGATTGGGATTGGTTACCGCTGGAGACGGCCGTCCAATCAAAGGCATGCGCCGGTACCCATGCCCTTATCCACGGCTGGGTGAGTTATCACCTTCAGGTTCCCATGGATAAAGCCGTCGAGGGCTTTCTGTACAGCTGCATCGTCACTTGCATCAACAGCGCATTGAGACTGATGTCCATGGGTCAAACGCAAGGCCAGGTACTGCTTGCCAAGCTGCTGCCTTTTACCGAAACCGCCTGGCAGCAGGTCGCCCATCTGGACCCGGCGGATGCCTACACGAACACCCCGTCCGCTGATCTTGCCATGATGCAGCATGAAACTCTGTATTCCCGACTCTTCATGTCTTGA
- the ureG gene encoding urease accessory protein UreG: MCQGQNHTHDHWETPVADKTRPMRIGIGGPVGSGKTALVERLARRLSDRYSIAVITNDIYTKEDARILIRSEALSEDRIIGVETGGCPHTAIREDASMNFEAIEELERRFEHLDIIFIESGGDNLAAAFSPELVDRFIYIIDVAQGEKIPRKGGPGIMRSDMLIINKIDLAPYVGASLEVMEEDTKKMRGNRPFIFSNMFNGHGLDDIVTWLESECTHA; this comes from the coding sequence ATGTGCCAAGGACAAAATCACACTCATGATCACTGGGAAACACCGGTGGCCGACAAAACCCGCCCGATGCGAATCGGAATCGGAGGTCCCGTCGGGTCAGGCAAGACAGCACTCGTGGAACGTCTGGCCCGGAGATTGTCAGATCGCTACAGCATCGCGGTTATCACGAATGACATCTATACCAAAGAGGATGCGCGAATCCTGATCCGTTCCGAAGCTCTTTCGGAGGACCGTATCATAGGCGTAGAAACAGGCGGCTGCCCGCACACGGCTATTCGTGAGGATGCCTCGATGAACTTCGAGGCGATTGAAGAGCTGGAAAGGCGTTTTGAGCATCTGGACATTATTTTTATCGAAAGCGGAGGCGACAATTTGGCGGCGGCTTTCAGCCCGGAATTGGTGGATCGATTCATTTACATTATCGACGTGGCACAAGGTGAGAAGATTCCCCGTAAAGGCGGTCCCGGCATTATGCGCTCGGATATGCTGATCATTAATAAAATTGATCTGGCGCCTTACGTGGGAGCGAGTCTTGAAGTTATGGAGGAAGACACGAAGAAAATGCGCGGCAATCGTCCGTTTATATTTTCCAATATGTTCAACGGACACGGATTGGACGATATCGTTACTTGGCTGGAGAGTGAGTGCACCCATGCCTAA
- a CDS encoding urease accessory protein UreD has translation MPKVSGEIVAEFAAREGRTELIRKFHTSPLKIAKTFRYENEKLSAGSKHLDQIGVYMMDCSPGLMSGDHYELSFHLQKGTSVFLTNQSFTKVHPSVEQGSSQRQTIVVEEGALLEYIPEPLMLFKESCYSGETEVRLEPGAVFMMSELLCPGRTQRGERFHYKRYGNRLKVFNGEELIFYQHQVIVPEFMNLQSPGSWEAETHLGSLYVFSETIRQSHVDELLAALDEVHPFAEIKPGGSTSLRYGASLTYKHGLALNVMGLHAWQLQRLISIAWGIMRSILLSIAPLRVNK, from the coding sequence ATGCCTAAGGTGAGCGGGGAGATTGTCGCGGAATTTGCAGCTCGCGAAGGCCGGACCGAATTGATCCGCAAATTTCACACATCTCCGCTCAAAATTGCTAAAACCTTTCGTTACGAGAATGAAAAGCTGTCTGCCGGAAGCAAGCATCTGGATCAAATAGGCGTCTATATGATGGACTGTTCACCTGGACTCATGTCAGGAGATCACTATGAGCTGAGCTTTCACCTGCAAAAAGGGACTTCTGTATTTTTGACCAATCAATCTTTTACCAAAGTACACCCATCGGTCGAACAAGGCTCCTCGCAGAGGCAAACTATTGTTGTTGAAGAGGGTGCATTGCTGGAATATATACCGGAGCCGCTTATGCTTTTTAAAGAAAGCTGCTACAGTGGAGAAACCGAGGTTCGGCTGGAACCTGGGGCTGTCTTTATGATGTCCGAGCTTTTATGTCCGGGTCGAACGCAGCGAGGTGAAAGGTTTCATTATAAGCGATATGGAAACCGGCTGAAGGTGTTTAATGGGGAAGAGCTGATCTTTTATCAGCATCAAGTGATCGTGCCTGAATTCATGAATCTTCAGTCCCCAGGCAGTTGGGAAGCTGAAACCCATCTAGGCAGCCTCTATGTATTCTCAGAGACTATCCGCCAATCCCATGTAGATGAATTACTTGCTGCATTAGACGAAGTCCATCCCTTTGCTGAGATTAAGCCTGGAGGCTCAACTTCACTCCGCTATGGCGCAAGCTTAACCTATAAACATGGATTGGCGCTTAATGTTATGGGTCTCCATGCCTGGCAATTGCAGCGTTTGATTTCCATTGCTTGGGGTATTATGCGTTCCATCCTTTTGTCCATTGCGCCCTTGCGTGTAAACAAATAA
- the cyoE gene encoding heme o synthase has protein sequence MDKQISFEAASSIAVNATDLPGSVESDATQVQAEPVTWKDFYHLAKPGILYSNSMTTFGGFWVASKWNIDLWALFFTLIGTALVMASGCVLNNYLDRDMDTKMARTQNRALPSGKISPNVVLWYGIILGVLGISTLYFLVQSPMATLLGIIGLFVYVWVYTAWFKRTSVWSTFVGSFSGAMPPIIGYCAVSGTMDMGAWILFGILFLWQPPHFWALGIRRKEEYRAAGFPLLPVVKGAFVTKISMMRYIVLLVPVTVMLNLYGYVGYIYLIVVTAMGLVWVWMSVKGFNAKDEDKWAKGMFLYSLAYLTLMFILMVVDTRGVIS, from the coding sequence TTGGATAAACAAATTAGCTTTGAGGCGGCTTCAAGTATCGCGGTGAATGCGACGGATCTTCCAGGCTCAGTCGAGAGCGATGCAACCCAGGTGCAAGCTGAACCTGTTACATGGAAGGACTTTTATCATTTGGCCAAGCCAGGCATCCTATATTCGAATTCCATGACAACTTTCGGAGGATTTTGGGTAGCTTCCAAATGGAATATAGATCTGTGGGCGCTTTTTTTTACCTTGATCGGAACTGCACTCGTGATGGCTTCCGGCTGTGTGCTCAACAATTATCTCGACCGGGATATGGATACCAAAATGGCAAGGACACAAAACAGAGCGCTGCCCAGCGGGAAAATAAGTCCCAACGTTGTGCTGTGGTACGGGATTATTCTTGGCGTTCTCGGTATTTCAACATTATATTTCCTGGTACAATCCCCGATGGCCACTTTGCTCGGGATTATCGGATTGTTCGTTTATGTATGGGTGTATACGGCTTGGTTTAAGAGAACATCGGTCTGGAGCACATTTGTCGGCAGCTTTTCAGGCGCGATGCCTCCGATTATCGGATATTGTGCAGTTTCGGGAACGATGGACATGGGTGCATGGATTTTGTTCGGCATTCTTTTCTTATGGCAGCCGCCGCATTTCTGGGCGCTTGGCATCAGGCGCAAGGAAGAGTATCGGGCGGCCGGGTTCCCGCTTTTACCCGTAGTCAAAGGGGCGTTTGTAACTAAAATCAGTATGATGCGCTATATCGTTCTGCTGGTGCCGGTAACCGTTATGCTTAACTTGTATGGATATGTGGGATATATTTATTTGATCGTTGTTACGGCCATGGGACTAGTCTGGGTATGGATGAGCGTAAAAGGCTTTAATGCCAAGGATGAAGACAAATGGGCTAAGGGAATGTTCCTTTATTCGCTTGCTTACTTGACTTTAATGTTCATTTTGATGGTAGTCGATACGAGAGGCGTCATTAGCTAA
- a CDS encoding SCO family protein, with protein MGNYLRKNWFMLAVSVILLGMIVSFGYKLWFSPGASADDHLKPMKAAPNFQLTDVDGKIVNSQDLNGKVRLVYFFYSSCPDVCLPTSQILSKVQDSLQSKGYLGNKAEIISITIDPAKDTPEVLKKFGDTFHAVPGVWRFLRGDEKKTVDLAEQYGIMVVKDKQGNISHSNAILIVDPKGVMRTYYDASDPQLDPEYIVKDVIALSKGK; from the coding sequence ATGGGCAACTATTTACGGAAGAATTGGTTCATGCTGGCTGTATCTGTCATTTTGCTGGGGATGATCGTATCCTTCGGATACAAGCTTTGGTTTTCACCTGGAGCTTCAGCGGATGATCATTTGAAGCCGATGAAAGCAGCGCCTAACTTTCAATTAACCGATGTGGATGGAAAAATCGTAAATTCCCAGGATTTGAACGGGAAGGTCAGGCTGGTATATTTCTTCTATTCCAGCTGTCCGGATGTCTGCTTGCCGACTTCGCAGATCCTATCCAAGGTTCAGGATTCTCTCCAGAGTAAAGGATACTTGGGGAATAAGGCGGAAATCATCTCGATCACGATTGATCCTGCCAAGGATACGCCGGAGGTGCTCAAGAAATTCGGGGACACTTTTCATGCGGTGCCAGGAGTGTGGAGATTCTTAAGAGGCGATGAGAAAAAAACAGTCGATCTTGCTGAGCAGTATGGCATTATGGTGGTCAAGGATAAGCAAGGGAATATAAGCCATTCCAATGCGATTTTGATCGTAGATCCCAAAGGTGTAATGCGGACTTATTACGATGCCAGCGATCCGCAGTTGGATCCCGAATATATCGTGAAAGATGTCATCGCGTTATCCAAAGGTAAGTAG
- a CDS encoding toprim domain-containing protein, producing the protein MCIAIIVEGKNDKSRIRRVLTKEVLILCTFGTPGVAALEKLKKQAADRQIYIFTDNDSSGKRISGILRDVFPDAEQIYTRKGFAGVEGTPEEYLIQQLEKAGLEEYIIYPPPIPALD; encoded by the coding sequence ATGTGCATTGCCATCATCGTTGAAGGAAAAAATGACAAAAGCCGTATCAGGCGAGTGCTCACAAAGGAAGTTCTGATCCTATGCACGTTTGGCACACCAGGCGTTGCCGCATTGGAGAAGCTGAAAAAGCAAGCGGCTGACCGCCAGATTTATATATTTACAGATAACGATTCCTCCGGCAAAAGAATCAGCGGCATCCTCCGTGATGTATTTCCCGATGCAGAACAGATTTACACACGCAAAGGATTCGCTGGAGTCGAAGGGACGCCTGAGGAATACCTGATCCAGCAACTGGAAAAGGCAGGACTTGAGGAGTATATCATTTACCCTCCCCCAATTCCTGCCTTGGACTAA
- a CDS encoding YjcZ family sporulation protein, with product MGAVVHGGGYGYGSPIGIILVLFILLVIILRTF from the coding sequence ATGGGTGCAGTTGTACACGGTGGAGGTTACGGCTATGGTAGTCCTATAGGAATTATCCTGGTCCTCTTTATTTTGTTGGTTATTATATTACGAACATTTTAA
- a CDS encoding MFS transporter produces MKTAVWLYLFMFVAFFDLHAQYPILSPFALSLGAAPSFIGLILGVYSITHLPGNLLAGYWVDKYGSKLFIVCSLIVAGIVLIFQSNVKDPWQLLYIRSISGFVLAFLSPSCLALLAKIAEDRVQQSKLMAGNGLVHTLASVVSPAAGAILVSKLGFTTSFTVLGWLLIITGFLAIPGVKERKYTKKLKLPAPGSVADLHAGKSLEPTDSSSLPWLFFLIPLSLSCSQGILFFELPLMKVARGSILTSGIFFSLVSLGALCTLSLLFLNRISPFLRTIFGSLALAFIFFTLAVQMPIPLYVSLFLIGMAKGVIYPALAALLASITSSNRYGRIFSLLSISFSIGAFIGPVLAGNLRDQLSPYFIAFFMLMLALALLPLRTIHIPKAA; encoded by the coding sequence ATGAAAACAGCTGTGTGGCTTTATTTATTCATGTTTGTAGCTTTTTTCGATCTGCATGCGCAGTATCCTATTCTTTCCCCATTTGCTCTATCACTCGGAGCCGCGCCATCCTTTATCGGATTGATTCTCGGTGTTTACTCTATCACCCATTTACCGGGAAATCTGCTTGCAGGATATTGGGTGGATAAATACGGGAGCAAGCTTTTTATCGTATGTAGCTTGATTGTAGCAGGGATTGTACTTATTTTTCAATCTAATGTCAAAGATCCCTGGCAGCTGCTGTATATTCGCTCGATCAGCGGTTTTGTCCTGGCTTTTTTGTCACCCTCCTGCTTGGCACTGCTTGCGAAAATTGCCGAGGACCGCGTACAGCAGAGCAAGCTCATGGCAGGCAATGGCCTCGTACACACGCTTGCCTCTGTCGTTTCACCGGCCGCAGGAGCGATTCTGGTCAGCAAACTCGGTTTCACAACCTCATTCACCGTTCTCGGCTGGCTGCTGATCATCACTGGCTTTTTGGCGATTCCCGGAGTAAAGGAGCGGAAATATACCAAGAAATTAAAGCTTCCGGCTCCAGGATCAGTGGCTGATTTGCATGCGGGGAAATCGTTAGAACCAACCGACTCGAGCTCTTTGCCTTGGCTTTTCTTTTTAATTCCGCTTTCACTCTCGTGCTCTCAGGGCATTTTATTCTTTGAGCTTCCGCTTATGAAAGTAGCTCGAGGCTCCATACTTACTTCCGGGATCTTCTTTTCTTTAGTAAGCCTGGGGGCGCTCTGCACCCTTAGCCTCTTGTTCTTAAATCGGATTTCTCCTTTTCTCCGCACGATTTTCGGAAGCCTGGCGCTTGCTTTTATCTTCTTTACCCTTGCGGTTCAAATGCCAATTCCTCTATATGTTTCATTATTTTTAATCGGAATGGCCAAAGGCGTCATTTATCCTGCCTTGGCAGCTTTGCTGGCGAGCATTACCAGCAGCAACCGCTATGGGCGCATTTTCTCGCTGCTGTCCATTTCCTTTTCGATCGGTGCTTTTATCGGTCCTGTACTTGCCGGAAACTTAAGAGACCAACTGTCCCCGTACTTCATAGCTTTTTTTATGCTGATGCTAGCTTTAGCGCTGTTGCCTCTTCGAACCATCCATATACCCAAAGCAGCTTGA
- a CDS encoding transglutaminase domain-containing protein, which yields MADTVHSLTTLNFITIAILLTLIGSVIQGMFRGASGSARYLLLMLVEGVMAIISIYLTWKGVQLLSPLIQNWLKLQNLQIPTREIGIWKQMYYTIVTSIRDFPLLRFGVLFLIGYILIKQILYRLADPLLQRALAGRWGRSSSRKTVWSTAAGGLIGSIAGITRALILIAVLFIFVTLFPTQPLTKYIEASPLYQKGAKEVIAPFTGDFIADKVPVFTRAVEQEFSNILQRKYEVLDARISPDIAVAAKEVTASGQTDEEKAKLLYKWIGSRVQYDFEKVKLYEEKRIWKEQTPEDTFLTKKGVCIDYSRLYAVMARSINLDVKVVTGLGYDGQGSYGPHAWNEVYLKEKQRWVPLDSTWVASGGNWFNPPNFDQTHIKEA from the coding sequence ATGGCTGACACAGTCCATTCTTTGACCACCCTTAATTTCATCACGATAGCCATTCTTTTGACTTTGATCGGTTCAGTGATCCAGGGCATGTTTCGCGGAGCATCCGGCTCGGCCCGTTATTTGCTGCTCATGCTGGTAGAGGGCGTCATGGCCATCATCAGCATCTATTTGACATGGAAAGGTGTGCAATTGCTTTCTCCGCTGATCCAAAACTGGCTGAAGCTGCAGAACCTGCAAATTCCTACCCGGGAAATCGGCATCTGGAAGCAGATGTATTATACGATTGTCACCAGCATCCGGGATTTTCCGCTGCTCCGCTTCGGCGTATTGTTTTTGATTGGTTATATCCTGATCAAGCAAATCCTGTATCGGCTTGCGGATCCGCTGCTGCAAAGGGCTCTCGCTGGCAGGTGGGGTAGATCCTCCAGCCGCAAAACCGTATGGAGCACAGCCGCTGGAGGTCTTATAGGAAGCATTGCCGGAATCACCAGAGCGCTGATCCTGATCGCTGTATTATTTATTTTTGTTACGCTGTTTCCAACCCAGCCATTGACTAAATATATCGAGGCATCACCTTTGTATCAAAAAGGGGCAAAAGAAGTTATCGCTCCTTTCACCGGCGATTTTATCGCTGATAAAGTGCCGGTATTCACTAGGGCCGTTGAGCAGGAATTCAGCAATATTTTACAGCGAAAGTATGAAGTGCTGGATGCCAGGATATCACCGGACATCGCTGTAGCTGCCAAGGAGGTTACAGCAAGCGGACAGACGGACGAAGAGAAGGCGAAACTGCTGTATAAATGGATAGGTTCCCGCGTTCAATATGACTTCGAAAAAGTTAAGCTTTACGAAGAGAAGCGGATCTGGAAGGAACAAACACCGGAAGATACTTTCCTTACCAAAAAAGGAGTTTGCATAGATTACTCCCGATTGTACGCGGTTATGGCCAGATCGATCAATCTCGATGTGAAGGTGGTCACGGGTCTTGGCTATGATGGTCAGGGAAGCTATGGCCCTCATGCCTGGAACGAGGTTTATTTAAAGGAGAAGCAGCGCTGGGTACCTCTGGATTCCACCTGGGTAGCAAGCGGAGGCAACTGGTTCAATCCGCCAAACTTCGATCAAACTCATATCAAGGAAGCTTAA
- a CDS encoding HAD-IA family hydrolase, giving the protein MYKPLSQYKMIFFDASDTLITIPEARRIFQEYLSLRSLQREETQIDELLTEAFRLFYYDKQPGLFESCTPESDREFWRELYTFVLQKLGAHEVWSDDEIHQYSHELYDIYTAPEHYHLFDDVIESLTRLQQMGLRLGIISNFAPTLQSVLESKGIAHFFDLVIVSTEVGLEKPDPAIFKLAIQRSGLASEDLLYIGDHEINDIWAPRQAGMDAVQIVRYKHQAAGKGIHSLLELFS; this is encoded by the coding sequence ATGTATAAACCGCTTAGTCAGTATAAAATGATTTTTTTCGATGCCAGTGACACCCTGATCACTATTCCTGAGGCAAGGCGGATTTTTCAGGAGTATTTGTCTCTGCGATCGTTACAAAGAGAAGAAACACAAATCGATGAACTTTTGACGGAGGCCTTTCGTCTGTTTTATTACGACAAGCAGCCTGGACTGTTTGAAAGCTGCACACCGGAATCTGACAGGGAATTTTGGAGGGAATTATATACATTTGTGCTGCAGAAGCTAGGTGCTCATGAAGTTTGGAGCGACGACGAAATCCATCAATACAGCCATGAACTCTATGATATCTATACAGCACCTGAGCATTACCATCTGTTTGATGATGTAATAGAAAGCCTTACCCGTTTACAGCAGATGGGACTTCGGCTCGGCATTATAAGTAATTTTGCCCCGACACTGCAGTCTGTTCTTGAAAGTAAAGGTATTGCCCATTTCTTTGATCTGGTTATTGTTTCTACAGAAGTAGGCTTGGAAAAGCCGGATCCAGCCATCTTCAAGCTGGCCATACAGCGTTCCGGACTTGCTTCGGAAGATTTACTTTATATCGGAGATCATGAAATCAATGACATTTGGGCTCCGCGGCAAGCAGGCATGGATGCCGTCCAAATTGTCCGTTATAAACATCAAGCAGCAGGTAAAGGCATTCATTCACTGCTCGAGCTGTTTTCATGA